The genomic interval GCTCGGCGCGTCACCCACGCGGTGGATCCGGAGTCACGGTTTCCGGAAGGGTTCCCCGGCTGGGTCCGAGTGAAATTGCGCGACGGGCGGGAAGTGGAGGCCCGCCGGCCCGACGGCCGCGGTGGCGCCGGCCAGCCCCTGCCGCCTCAAGCGGTGGTGGAGAAGTTCCGCGGCAATGCCGGCCGTGCGGTGCCCGAGGCCACGCGCGCCCGGATCGAGCGCGCCGTGCTCGGCTTCGATACGCTCGCCGACGTCGGCGTCGTGATGAAGCTCTGCGCGCGGGATGATATAGTGAATTCATGAGGTATTTGATCGCGCTCGCGCTGGCGTTGCTCGCGGTGACGCCCGCCGCGGCGCAGCAGGTGGACATCAAGAAGGCCGCGCCCGGGCCGACGCGCGAGCGCGAGCCCGGCGTGATCGCGCCCGCGCTGGCGCGCGAGGAGCGCCCGATCGACGCCGACAACTATCCGCCCCACGGCGGGCGCGTGGTGCTCGAGCCGGGCTTCTTGCGCGGGCTCTCGACCAAGACCGCGACCGGCCGCGTCGGCGTCGCCGGCTGGACCGCGCCGAGCGTCCCCGTGGGCGGCCAGGTGGCCGGCTGGCGGGAGCACATCGGCTGGTTCGCGATCGGCTTCGCCGTGACCTGGGGGGCTCCCGCCGAGGCTCCCGCCCGCACCGCTCCCTGAGCGGATGACCGTTTCCCGCTGGCCCGGCGGCGCCCGTGCCGCCTGCGCTTTCACCTTCGACCTCGACGCCGAAACGCTGTGGATGGCGCGCGGCGTCTCCGAGATCGTCACGCTCTCGCAGGGGCGCTTCGGACCGGTCGAGGCGCTCCCCAGGATCCTCGACCTCCTCCGCGCCGCCGAGCTCCGCGCCTCGTTCTTCGTCCCCGCCTGGGTGGCCGAGCACCATCCGGATGCGCTCGCCGCGATCGTCGCCGGCGGCCACGAGGTGGGCTGCCACGGCGACGTCCACGAGCGCGTGACCGACCTGGATGCGGCGGGCGAGGAGAAGATCCTGGAGCGCTCGCTGGAAGTGCTGACGCGGCTCACGGGCCGGAAGCCCGTCGGCTACCGCGCGCCCGCGTGGCAGCTCTCGGAGCGGACGCTCGGGCTGCTGGCGCGCCACGGCTTCGCGTACTCGTCGAACATGATGGACCGCCTGGTGCCGTACCTCCACACGGTGGAGGGCGCGTCGCTGGTCGAGATCCCGGTGTCGTGGGTGCTCGACGACGCCCCGTACTTCCTCTTCACGGGCCAGCGCGCGATCCAGCCGCCGGGGCCCGTCCTCCAGGGCTGGCTCACCGAGTTCGACGGCATCTGCGAGGTCGGCGGCGTGGCGAACTTCACCTTCCACCCGCAGCTCATCGGGCGGCCCTCGCGCTTCGCCTGTCTCCGCGAGCTCGTCGAGCACGCCAGGCGGGCGCCGCGCCTCTGGATCGCGCGCCTCGACGAGATCGCGGCCCACTGGCGCAAGGCCGCCTGATGCCCTGGCTCCGCGGCAACCTCCACGCCCACACCACCTGGTCCGACGGCGTCAAGACGCCGGCCGAGCTGATCGCCGAGTACGAGTCGCGCGGGTACGACTTCCTGGCGATCACCGACCACGAGAACCTGATCCCGCAGGCCTACTGGAAGTCGCTCCCGCGGCTCGCGTCGCGCCTGCTCCTCTTCCACGGCGTCGAGCTGAACTGGAACGTCGGCGCCCCGGGCGAGCTGCGCGAGCAGCACGTCGGCAAGGTGCTCGGCGATCGCGAGACGCTCTACGTCCTGAACCACCCCGCGCGCTACCGGCTCTCGGTCCCCGACACGCTCGAGCGCATCCGGCGGATCGGCCGCGACGGCGTCACGCTCGACGCGGTCGAGGTGACGGACACCGGCCAGCACCGGCCCCTCTACGCGGCGGGAGAGATCCCGCTCGCGAAGATCGCGACGGACGACGCCCACTGGTCGGCGCACTTCGGGCGCGCGTGGATCGAGGTGGACGCCGCGCGGCAGCGCGACGCGATCATCCGCGCGATCCGGGCAGGCGACTTCCGGCTGGGCCTGGCGCCGCCCACGCCCTGACGGCCCGCCGCGGGCCGCGCGCTCAGGTCGCGGCGCCGATCGAGCGCAGGAGGACGCGCGTCAGCGGCGGGATCGTCGCCGCGAGGTCGGGCACCTCGCCGTGGAGCCACTGGGTGACGATCTCGTTCACGGCGCCGAGCCAGGCGAGCGTGGCCACGCGCGTGTCGAGCCGCGCGATCGAGCCGTCGGCGACCGCCTCGTCGAGGTAGCCCTGGATGAGCGTGGCGAAGCGGCCCGCGACCTCGGCGCGCTTTCGCTGGTAGAGGGGGCCGAGACTCACCGCCTCGAGGAGGATGAGCCGCGCGAGGCGCTCGTTCTCGGCGAAGGTCGCGAGCGCCGCCATGAGCGCGCCCTCCACCTTGCCGAGCGCGCCCTGGCGCGCGCCGACGGCGGCGCCCACGGCCGCAGCGAGCCGGGTCGCGAAGTCGTCCACGAGGGCGAGGAAGACCGCCTCCTTGTTCGGGAAGTGGTGGTAGACGGCGCCCTTCGACGTTCCCGAGGCGCGGACGATGTCGTCCACGCTCGCCCCGTGGTAGCCTTTGCGGGCGAACACCTCGAGCGCCGCCTCGAGGATTCGTCCGCGCGTCCCGACCCTAGTCGCCACGAGAGGGCTCCGCATGCAGACGATACGGATCGGCCACAGCCCCGACCCCGACGACTCGTTCATGTTCTACGCGCTCACGGCGGGGAAGGTCACGCTCCCCGGCGTCAGGATCGAGCACGTCCTCGAGGACATCGAGTCCCTGAACCGGCGCGCGCGGACCGCGGAGCTCGAGGTCACGGCGGTGTCCTTCGCCACGTATCTCCTGATCGCCGATAGCTACCGGATGATGGATCCGGGCGCCTCGATGGGGAAGGGTTACGGGCCGATCCTCGTCGCGCGCGAGGCGATCGACCCGCGCGAGCTGCCCGAGCGCGTCATCGCGATCCCCGGCAAGCACACGACCGCGGCGCTGCTCCTCCGGCTCTACGTCGGCGACCCGCCGCAGATCGAGGTCGCGTTCGACAAGATTCCGCAAGCCGTCCTCGAGGGGCAGGCGGACGCCGGCCTCCTGATCCACGAGGGCCAGATCACCCACACGAAGCTCGGCCTCGTGAAGGTCCTCGACCTCGGCGAGGATCTCCATCGCGCGCTCTCCCAGGCGCTACGCGACTCGATTGCCTGGGCCCACGCCCACGTGGACGAGGCGCTCGACTACGCGATGCGCTACGGGCGGGGCATCGACAAGGAGACGTGCCGGAAGTTCGTCCTCATGTACGTGAACGACTACACGCTGACGCTCGGCCCCGAGGGACGCGCGGCCATCGAGCGGCTGTTCGGCGAGGCTCTGAGGAAAGGGCTCATCGCCGCGGTCCCGGCGATCGATCCGATCTAGCCCCGCCGCGCTACCAGGCTCGAATGATGTCGTAGGTCGTGGTGCGCTGGACGGGGGTGAAGCCCGCGTCGCGGATCAGCGTCACGATCTCCTCGACCGTGATCGTGTTCACGTAGGCCGCCGCCTTGTGGACGTTCTCCTCGAAGAGCGTGCCGCCCCAGTCGTCGGCGCCGAAGTGGAGCGCGATCTGGCCGGTGTGCTTGCCCTCCGAGAACCACGACGCCTGCACGTGGGGGAAGTTATCGAGGTAGAGGCGCGCCGCCGCGAGCATGCGGAGGTAGGTGTTCGGGCCCTTGCACTGCTTGATCCACTTCTCGAGGAGCGTGTTGCCCGGCTTGAAGGACCAGGG from Candidatus Methylomirabilota bacterium carries:
- a CDS encoding polysaccharide deacetylase, with amino-acid sequence MTVSRWPGGARAACAFTFDLDAETLWMARGVSEIVTLSQGRFGPVEALPRILDLLRAAELRASFFVPAWVAEHHPDALAAIVAGGHEVGCHGDVHERVTDLDAAGEEKILERSLEVLTRLTGRKPVGYRAPAWQLSERTLGLLARHGFAYSSNMMDRLVPYLHTVEGASLVEIPVSWVLDDAPYFLFTGQRAIQPPGPVLQGWLTEFDGICEVGGVANFTFHPQLIGRPSRFACLRELVEHARRAPRLWIARLDEIAAHWRKAA
- a CDS encoding PHP-associated domain-containing protein, which codes for MPWLRGNLHAHTTWSDGVKTPAELIAEYESRGYDFLAITDHENLIPQAYWKSLPRLASRLLLFHGVELNWNVGAPGELREQHVGKVLGDRETLYVLNHPARYRLSVPDTLERIRRIGRDGVTLDAVEVTDTGQHRPLYAAGEIPLAKIATDDAHWSAHFGRAWIEVDAARQRDAIIRAIRAGDFRLGLAPPTP
- a CDS encoding TetR/AcrR family transcriptional regulator produces the protein MATRVGTRGRILEAALEVFARKGYHGASVDDIVRASGTSKGAVYHHFPNKEAVFLALVDDFATRLAAAVGAAVGARQGALGKVEGALMAALATFAENERLARLILLEAVSLGPLYQRKRAEVAGRFATLIQGYLDEAVADGSIARLDTRVATLAWLGAVNEIVTQWLHGEVPDLAATIPPLTRVLLRSIGAAT
- a CDS encoding MqnA/MqnD/SBP family protein, with the translated sequence MQTIRIGHSPDPDDSFMFYALTAGKVTLPGVRIEHVLEDIESLNRRARTAELEVTAVSFATYLLIADSYRMMDPGASMGKGYGPILVAREAIDPRELPERVIAIPGKHTTAALLLRLYVGDPPQIEVAFDKIPQAVLEGQADAGLLIHEGQITHTKLGLVKVLDLGEDLHRALSQALRDSIAWAHAHVDEALDYAMRYGRGIDKETCRKFVLMYVNDYTLTLGPEGRAAIERLFGEALRKGLIAAVPAIDPI